The nucleotide sequence ATATGAAAATGAGCGAAAATTGCACACATGATTGTTCAAGCTGCGGTGAAACTTGCTCTGAAAGAGAACAGGAACAAAATAGTTTTAGGGTAGATTTGGGAGCGCATAGTTCTGTAAAAAAGGTAATAGGTATTGTCAGCGGAAAAGGCGGCGTAGGTAAATCTCTCGTCACTTCACTTTTAGCTGTAAACATGAAGAAAAAGGGACACAATGTTGCAATTTTGGACGCTGATATAACAGGACCGTCAATACCAAAAGCTTTCGGTATAACCAATAAGGCCGTTGGCAGCGACTTTGGTATTCTTCCTGAAAAATCAAAGCTTGGCATTGATATTATGTCTATAAATTTGCTGCTTGAAAACGATACTGAACCTGTAGTTTGGAGAGGTCCTATTATTGCTGGAACAGTTAAACAATTTTGGAGTGAAGTAGTTTGGGAAGATGAGGATTATATGTTTGTTGATATGCCGCCGGGAACCGGAGACGTACCACTGACAGTTTTTCAGTCACTCCCAGTTGACGGTATAATTATTGTCACTTCACCGCAGGAGCTTGTCTCAATGATTGTCGGCAAAGCAGTGAAAATGGCAGAGTTAATGAATATTCCGATTATTGGACTTGTCGAAAATATGAGTTATGTAACCTGTCCTGACTGCGGCAAAAAAATAAACATTTTCGGAGAAAGTCATATAGATGAAATAGCAAAAAAACACAACATAAAAGTATTGGATAAGCTGCCGATTGATCCAAACATTGCGTCCGCATGTGACAATGGTATAATAGAATCAATATCCGAAAATCCAATACCAAACTCTATTGAAGCAATAGAAAATTTGTAATAAAATTAAATGTAATGATATATAAAAGGTCATAATGTGAAATACCACATTATGACCTTTTTTTATCTTATATAATTTGTTTTTATCTTTGCTTCACGTTCAGGCGGTTCTATTCCGGCCTCTTTTGCTGCATTTAAAGATTTCAAAATCCATGCCATATTTCTTCCAAGTATTCTCATAGTCTGAACGCCTTCTTCGTCTTTCAAAACTTCCTCAGGAGTATTCCCATGAACCATGTTCCAATAATTTGAACAAACAATAGGCATATTTGTTATGCCAAAATATTTTGAAATTTGATCAAGCGTTGCTGATGCGCCCCCTCTTCTGCAGCTTGCAACAACTGCTCCGGGTTTATATGCCAAATTAGAGCCTCCAGCATAGAATAATCTGTCTAAAAATGAAGTTATCGCGCCAGACGCAGAAGCATAATGAACAGGTGAGCCTATAATTATTGCATCAGCAGTTCTACAACTGAGAATAGCCTTATTTACCACATCGTCATCGAACTGGCATAGTCCGTTTCCGTTTTTTGCACACATGCCGCAGCCAATACACCCTCTTATAGGAAGCATACCAACCTGAAAAATTTCTGTATTAATCCCGTTTTTTTCAAGTTCATCTGCTACTATGCTTAAAGCAGTGTATGTACATCCTTTATGTTTTGGGCTTCCGTTTACTAATAATACTTTCATAATTTAACCTCCTCATAATTTAACTTATTATTATTTTAATGGTATTATAACTATTTGATATAATTATATATTTTTTTACATTTTAAGTCAAGAAAAAAGACTCTCCAATAAGGAGAGTCATAAAAATATAAAAAGGGGTTATGAAAAACAATAGATTCAGCGTATTAATCATCACCTCTTCTATTGATAAATTAAAATCCGCCTCGTCCGCCGCCGAACCTTCCTCCAAATGTTCCTAATTTTGAAATGGTTTCAGAAGTCGTTATACTTCCAATTTCAGTTCCTCCAATATAATTTGAAGGCTGACTATACAGTCCGTCTATGCTTTCACTCTCAGCTGTCCCACCATAAGAGATAGTATAAGTATCATCTGAATCTAAATCAGGTGAGCTGAAAATCAAAGCCTGGTATTCTTTTGACGGCTTAAATGTAATTATATCTTCACCGCTTGAATTTTTGATATTAATTATAGTCTCTTTTTGTACAGCTTCAGACAACGATACCACTAAAACATTTTGTTTTGAATCATCACTTGGTATTTCAAGCATACCATTGCTTCCGACAGCAACAATATAACCTCCGTTTATCCACATGGAACCGTCTGTATCAAGCGGACTGTCTCCGCCGCTCGTTGGACCGTCCAGGATGATCGTTCCGCCATTAACTTCCAAAAATCCATTGGAGTCAATTGCGTCTGCCATTGCGTCAATATAGATATAACCTCCGTTTATAGTGATAGAATGACCGTTATTATCAACGTCCGTACGCTGCCCTCCAAAATTAGCCTGACCATTAAAACTAGATATATTTTGTCCATTATCAGTTGGTCTTTCACCATTTGGAGGGAGGGAATCGGGCTGCTGCATTATTTGTTCTGTATTACCAGGGGAAAAATCAGGCGGCATATTATTTTGCTGATTATCAATATTTCCATTAACAATTCTCTCAGCAAGACGCTCTAAAATCATACTTGAATCCATTACACCATGTTCCATACTATCACTGCCTGTTCCTCCGGCATTTAACCCATCGTCTGTGGATATTATATGAATGTTTCCGCTGTTGATTGTCATTTCTGCTTTACTTTCTATTCCTTCTGTGGAATATTCTATATTTATATCACCTGCATTAACATTCAAATTTCCGTGAGCGCTCATACCTTTGCCCTCTTCAGAATAAATATTTAATTCACCGCCGTTTATCTCAGTAATATCTCCCGAATGAATACTATGGTCAATTGAATGTATATTTATTTTTCCTGAGTTTATATAAATATCTTCTGCTGCTTTTAATCCTTTTGAACTTTTTTCATTGGTAGTAACGCCTTCCTCCTGAGTTTGCTGTGTGTCTTCAATATTTCCACTTATTGATAATTCTCCATTTTCAACCATTGATTTAAGCTTTTCAGTTACTTCCTCAACGGTCATATTATCAAAAACTGAAGTATCAATGTTATTTAATATTTGTGAAATACCGCCTTTTTCATTTACGTTATTTCTGTAGTTTTCCGGTAAAGTGTTAGAATCAAATTTCGCTCCGTCGTCCTGCGGCTCATTTCTTTCAAAATCATTCGGAAAACCGGTAATGTTTTTGTGTGAACCGATTATTTCCCCGGTAGTAGTCATATTTATTTCACCGCCATCAACTATAACATTCCATTCACCCGACTGAATACCGTCACCGTCTGAAGTAATATTCAAAGTTCCTCCTATTATCTTAACACCACATTTGGCATGTATCCCGTCACCTATTTTTGAATTTATCGTTATATTCCCGTTTTCTATCCTTATATCATCATCACCGGCAATACCATGTTTATAATTCGCATTAATTATTAAGGAACCATTGCCTTTTATCTCCAAATTATCATCACTGAATAAGGGGGCACTTGCGTCTTCATAATTATATTGCTCACTATCAGTAAGCGTATTATCAGTTCCGTCTGTTAATGTTATATATCCTTTGTCGGTATTTTTAAAATATATTGCCGGACCGTCACTATTCGTTATGTCTACACCGCTTAATCTAAGCTTAACTTTTTCATCGGTATTTACAATAATCATTCCGTCTTCTGTTTTGCCGCTGACTTCAAAATCTCCGCCTTCGGTTATATATACAATTTTATCATCTGTTTTAACTCCGCTTCCGTTTACTTCCATAGAAGTCATATTTATTGTTCCAAGATTTTCTTTCCATGAATCATCTTCAATCTCTTCTTTTTCAGTTATATAAATAGTATTGGTATTTTCATTCCATTCTACCTGAGCTCCTAAAAATTCAGATATTAATCTCACCGGAACCAATGTTCTGTCATTTAGTACGACTGGAACTGTCTCAGTATTTATCACCTCTCCGTCTTGATTAGTGATTTGACCGCCTATTGTCATAGATATTGATTTTTTCTTCTTTTTCACAGTTACAGTCTGAATTTCTTCGTCCCATTTTACCTTTGCGCCCATAGCTTCAAATATAGTTCTTGCCGGTACCATAGTAAAATTATTTATAATCTGAGGTTCGACATCAAAAACTAATAATTCTCCTTCATAATAAACATTTATGTTTTCCTCAGCCAGCGACGTTATCGGAAAGGACATTAAGAATAATAGTATAAATACAGAGAATATTGAACATAATACTTTTTTCATTTTATTCCTCCTTAAAAATATTTCCACTTGACTATACGAAAATTATAAATTAGTTTTCTTAAATAAACCTTAAAACTAAAAATAAAATTGTAAAGTTTATATGAACAAAATCTCTATATAAAAACTGAATAGCAATTTGGCTATAAGGGTAAAATAATCCAGGTGATAAAATTGATAGATACAAATTTAAAAAATAATGAGAATACCGTAAAACAGCTGTTTAACTCAGATAAGAATATTGATTTTAACTTTCGCGAATTTAAAGTTGAGTTTAAAAACGAAACGGCTGACGCTTTTTTAATATACTATGACGGAATGTCAAATCAAACATTTTTAAACCGCGATATTATGCGGTCTTTGCTCACATGCAAAGCGTATGACACAAGCGTAACACCAAAAAAAGATATTGTTTTTAAACAAATAGTATCAGTGGCGCCTCTAAGCATTGCCGAAGATTTTGATTTAATCGGAGAAAAAATCTCTTTTGGTGAATGCGGTATCTTTATAGACGGCTGCGACTGCTGTTTTATAGCCGATATAAAAGGCTGGGACTCACGAGGAGTTGATTCGCCTACTCAGGAAGTCAGCCTTGCGGGACCTCAGGAAGCGTTTGCCGAATCTATAATGACAAATTTAGCACTTGTTAGAAAGATATTAAAAAATCCTAAATTAACCGCCACTAATATTCCGGTAGGCAAAACAAATAAAATTCCCTGCGCTTTAATGTACATTGAAGGAATAACAAACAGCAAGCTTATCAAAGAGGTAACTAGAAGATTAAAAGATATAGATACCGAGTATATATTTTCTTCAAGTGATGTTGAAATGCTGATAGAAGACACCACTTATTTTCCTATGACTAGAACCTTAAAAACAGAGAGACCCGACAGAGTTGCCTCAATGCTTGTCGAGGGAAAGGTTGCAATAATAGTTCAGGGCAGCCCATTTGCATTGATAGTTCCAACTACTTCATTAGATTTGATAGAAGCCACAGAAGACAATTATGTACGTGTTCCCGAGGCAAATTTGATGAGATTAGTACGAATATTTGGCATGTCTCTGTCAATTCTTCTTCCTGCACTGTTTATTGCCGTAATGTTATACCACCAGGCAATTCTCCCCACTGACTTACTAATAGCTATTTCAGCCAGCCGTGAAAAAGTTCCATTTCCACTTATAGTAGAATTAATCTTAATGGAAATATCATTTGAACTTATAAAAGAGGCATCCGTCAGAGTACCAAACCCAATTGGCAGCACTCTTGGTATAATCGGTGGACTGATTTTAGGCCAGGCTGCAGTTGAAGCAAGCATAGTCAGTCCAATATTAATAATAATAGTATCAATAGGCGGAATTGGAGCATTTTCGACACCAACCTTATCACTTTCAAGATCTCTCAGCGTATTAAAATTTGTATATATAGCAGCGGCATATTTGTTTGGAATAGTTGGTCTGGTGGCTGCTATAATGATAACTTTGTCAGGATTGGCAGCGACTAAAACGTTTGGGTTTCCATTTCTATCCGATTTCGGAATTAACGTTCGTTCATCTGAATCATTGCTTGTAAAACCAATATGGAAAAAAGAAAGACGTCCGGCTGAACTCAAAACAAAAGATAATATAAAACAGCCGCACATAAGCAGAAAGTGGAAAAAATAAAAGGAAACAGAGTGATATCTATGAATAAAAAAAATATCAATTTAGGTATATGGTGTTTAACATTTAACTGTCTGCTGATAAAAATATTTATAGGATTTTCGAACATTCTGCTTCACGAGACAGGTTCTTCATCATGTTTGGCATTAATCTTTAGTTTTGCTGTATTTACGGCGATTTTGTTTATAGTTTACTTTTTCAAAAGATATTTTATATTGAGCCTTAAAAACACTTATTTAAGAAACACTATATTTGTGATATTAATTGGTTATTTAATATCACATAATATATATTTTATTTACCAGCTGATTAATACAATAAACAACAGCGCTTATCCCAATACTCCTCTTTGGATTGTCTTGACATTAATTGCTGTTACAGTGCTGATTGTTGGAATCAGAGACTTTTCGTCTATCTTAAAACTGCATAGTATATGCGTTCCGTTAATAATAATTGGATTGATTATAATTTCAATAAGCAGTATAAAATATGATGATATATATAATGCTCTTCCTGTATTAGGAAATGGAATCGCTTCCACGATAAGCAGCGGATTCAAACATCTGTTTGCATTTTCAGAAATAATAGTTCCAATTGTATTTTTAACAATAATGCCTGAAGAAAAGTCTAAAAATATAAACCGTTCAAAAATTATATTATACTCAGCAATTATTGGCGCTGGGATTTACAGTATATTTACTATAATATCTCTGCTGGCAATCCCGACCGACTCTGTTTTTGTAGCAGAAAATAATCCATTGTTCCATATATCAAGATTTTCAGGTATAAACCGGCTTAACACCCGGCTTGATGTGTTAAATATAATTATTTCAATCACATCCGGTATATTATATTTATCAACATCACTTGCGGTCATAAGAATTCTTATGAAAAAAATTGGTTTACCAAAAAACAGCTTCATGAAAACAACCGCGTCAATATTGGTATTGTTAATTGGAATAGTTCCTCTTTGCGGCTGTTACGACAACAGGGATATTGAAGATACCGCATATGCAATAGCTGTTGGCGTAGATAAAGACGAAAATACAGGTTCATTGATATTCTCATTTCAATTTACAAATCCGCTGACAACCGGAGAAAATACAGACCCGCAAAATTCAGGTTCAGAAGAAAGTGAAACAGAAAATAAGTCAGTAAACAATATTTCAATTGATGCTGATAATATATTTGACGGTTTAGAGAGCGTTAAAAGATTTATAGGCAAAACGCCATCACTTTCACATTTAAAACTTATTGTCTTTTCAAAATCAATAACTAACAGTGATGGGTATTTAAAAAATATCTGTGAAGATTTTATTAACATTAATGATGTGCGTCCGGAAACTAAAATATGTATAGCAAGCACAGATACCGCTAAAGAGTATCTATATGGAGTCAACCCATCACTCGAAGAAAGTATGGCTAGATATTATGAATTATTATTTTCAGATTCTTCTACAACCGAAACTTTGCAAACAAATTTAAGAACATTTTTAATAAAACTTACCGGTAGTTCAGGAGACGGGTATCTTCCAATTATTTCACCGGATGGATTTACGGGGGCAATCTTGTTTTCCGGGGAAATACCCAAAATAGAACTAAGTAATCATGAATGTCAAATTATAAACATACTTTTAGGGATAGAAAGAGATTCTATATTTTTTACTTCCGAATCCACCAATCAAGTCTACAAGATAAAAAGTTCATCACCTAATATAAAAACAAATATAGAGAATAAAAAAATCAGTGCTGAAATTGAAACCAAAATATTTGCCAAGAAAAATCAAAATGGTTCTGAAGATAATTATGAATTGCTCTATGAAGATTTAATGAATGATAGTAAAAATTTAATTGAAAAAATATATCAAAATCAATGTGATATATTATCAATCGGAAAATTTGCAAAATCT is from Monoglobus pectinilyticus and encodes:
- a CDS encoding Mrp/NBP35 family ATP-binding protein, coding for MSENCTHDCSSCGETCSEREQEQNSFRVDLGAHSSVKKVIGIVSGKGGVGKSLVTSLLAVNMKKKGHNVAILDADITGPSIPKAFGITNKAVGSDFGILPEKSKLGIDIMSINLLLENDTEPVVWRGPIIAGTVKQFWSEVVWEDEDYMFVDMPPGTGDVPLTVFQSLPVDGIIIVTSPQELVSMIVGKAVKMAELMNIPIIGLVENMSYVTCPDCGKKINIFGESHIDEIAKKHNIKVLDKLPIDPNIASACDNGIIESISENPIPNSIEAIENL
- a CDS encoding flavodoxin family protein; the encoded protein is MKVLLVNGSPKHKGCTYTALSIVADELEKNGINTEIFQVGMLPIRGCIGCGMCAKNGNGLCQFDDDVVNKAILSCRTADAIIIGSPVHYASASGAITSFLDRLFYAGGSNLAYKPGAVVASCRRGGASATLDQISKYFGITNMPIVCSNYWNMVHGNTPEEVLKDEEGVQTMRILGRNMAWILKSLNAAKEAGIEPPEREAKIKTNYIR
- a CDS encoding carbohydrate-binding domain-containing protein; its protein translation is MKKVLCSIFSVFILLFLMSFPITSLAEENINVYYEGELLVFDVEPQIINNFTMVPARTIFEAMGAKVKWDEEIQTVTVKKKKKSISMTIGGQITNQDGEVINTETVPVVLNDRTLVPVRLISEFLGAQVEWNENTNTIYITEKEEIEDDSWKENLGTINMTSMEVNGSGVKTDDKIVYITEGGDFEVSGKTEDGMIIVNTDEKVKLRLSGVDITNSDGPAIYFKNTDKGYITLTDGTDNTLTDSEQYNYEDASAPLFSDDNLEIKGNGSLIINANYKHGIAGDDDIRIENGNITINSKIGDGIHAKCGVKIIGGTLNITSDGDGIQSGEWNVIVDGGEINMTTTGEIIGSHKNITGFPNDFERNEPQDDGAKFDSNTLPENYRNNVNEKGGISQILNNIDTSVFDNMTVEEVTEKLKSMVENGELSISGNIEDTQQTQEEGVTTNEKSSKGLKAAEDIYINSGKINIHSIDHSIHSGDITEINGGELNIYSEEGKGMSAHGNLNVNAGDINIEYSTEGIESKAEMTINSGNIHIISTDDGLNAGGTGSDSMEHGVMDSSMILERLAERIVNGNIDNQQNNMPPDFSPGNTEQIMQQPDSLPPNGERPTDNGQNISSFNGQANFGGQRTDVDNNGHSITINGGYIYIDAMADAIDSNGFLEVNGGTIILDGPTSGGDSPLDTDGSMWINGGYIVAVGSNGMLEIPSDDSKQNVLVVSLSEAVQKETIINIKNSSGEDIITFKPSKEYQALIFSSPDLDSDDTYTISYGGTAESESIDGLYSQPSNYIGGTEIGSITTSETISKLGTFGGRFGGGRGGF
- a CDS encoding spore germination protein, with the protein product MIDTNLKNNENTVKQLFNSDKNIDFNFREFKVEFKNETADAFLIYYDGMSNQTFLNRDIMRSLLTCKAYDTSVTPKKDIVFKQIVSVAPLSIAEDFDLIGEKISFGECGIFIDGCDCCFIADIKGWDSRGVDSPTQEVSLAGPQEAFAESIMTNLALVRKILKNPKLTATNIPVGKTNKIPCALMYIEGITNSKLIKEVTRRLKDIDTEYIFSSSDVEMLIEDTTYFPMTRTLKTERPDRVASMLVEGKVAIIVQGSPFALIVPTTSLDLIEATEDNYVRVPEANLMRLVRIFGMSLSILLPALFIAVMLYHQAILPTDLLIAISASREKVPFPLIVELILMEISFELIKEASVRVPNPIGSTLGIIGGLILGQAAVEASIVSPILIIIVSIGGIGAFSTPTLSLSRSLSVLKFVYIAAAYLFGIVGLVAAIMITLSGLAATKTFGFPFLSDFGINVRSSESLLVKPIWKKERRPAELKTKDNIKQPHISRKWKK
- a CDS encoding GerAB/ArcD/ProY family transporter encodes the protein MNKKNINLGIWCLTFNCLLIKIFIGFSNILLHETGSSSCLALIFSFAVFTAILFIVYFFKRYFILSLKNTYLRNTIFVILIGYLISHNIYFIYQLINTINNSAYPNTPLWIVLTLIAVTVLIVGIRDFSSILKLHSICVPLIIIGLIIISISSIKYDDIYNALPVLGNGIASTISSGFKHLFAFSEIIVPIVFLTIMPEEKSKNINRSKIILYSAIIGAGIYSIFTIISLLAIPTDSVFVAENNPLFHISRFSGINRLNTRLDVLNIIISITSGILYLSTSLAVIRILMKKIGLPKNSFMKTTASILVLLIGIVPLCGCYDNRDIEDTAYAIAVGVDKDENTGSLIFSFQFTNPLTTGENTDPQNSGSEESETENKSVNNISIDADNIFDGLESVKRFIGKTPSLSHLKLIVFSKSITNSDGYLKNICEDFININDVRPETKICIASTDTAKEYLYGVNPSLEESMARYYELLFSDSSTTETLQTNLRTFLIKLTGSSGDGYLPIISPDGFTGAILFSGEIPKIELSNHECQIINILLGIERDSIFFTSESTNQVYKIKSSSPNIKTNIENKKISAEIETKIFAKKNQNGSEDNYELLYEDLMNDSKNLIEKIYQNQCDILSIGKFAKSKFLYEYEWKNVIQEKENIINIPTVNINLLY